The proteins below come from a single Candidatus Binataceae bacterium genomic window:
- a CDS encoding carboxymuconolactone decarboxylase family protein, with protein MADFFAKETIKSLRKLRQLKPDYFKGFMDWDEMVFKDGALPAKTKELMAVTAAHVTACPWCIEEHVKRAIKQGATDEEIAEAAFVAMALRAGAAFAHSSIAMAVSEEQRAKAAAQSHNHEGHNH; from the coding sequence ATGGCGGATTTCTTTGCAAAAGAGACGATCAAGAGTCTGCGTAAATTGCGCCAACTCAAGCCCGACTACTTCAAAGGGTTCATGGATTGGGACGAGATGGTCTTCAAGGACGGGGCGCTGCCTGCCAAGACCAAGGAACTGATGGCCGTCACTGCGGCGCACGTTACCGCCTGTCCATGGTGTATCGAGGAGCACGTCAAGCGCGCGATCAAGCAGGGAGCGACGGACGAGGAGATCGCGGAAGCGGCGTTCGTAGCGATGGCGCTTCGGGCCGGCGCTGCCTTTGCGCACTCCTCGATCGCGATGGCGGTGAGCGAAGAGCAGCGCGCGAAGGCCGCCGCTCAGTCGCACAATCACGAAGGCCACAATCACTAG
- the ispG gene encoding (E)-4-hydroxy-3-methylbut-2-enyl-diphosphate synthase, translated as MEQAGTGRATRQIAIGALKVGGGAPVVVQSMCATRTVDIDQTVAQTHQLARAGAGIVRIALDNEKEIPALKEIRAQTRGIVLSVDLQENYRIAGKVAPHVDKIRYNPGHLHHIEKAKSVPEKVRWLVDIAREHNLAIRIGVNCGSVAPAFLEKHPGDQLSALVESAVWHCELMDELGFDRFVVSLKDSDPAKVLVANRRFAARRPDVPLHLGVTEAGLPPDGIIKTRIAFEKLLAQNFGDTIRVSLTLPNERKHEEVIVGHQIIKDVESGRFISVPDFGTGLNIISCPSCSRVENEKFVELAQQVKEVTAYASRHRITIAVMGCRVNGPGETDDADLGLWCGPTTVNLKKRDRKLGNFRYDDVLARLRVEVDKLIAERASAANN; from the coding sequence ATGGAGCAGGCAGGAACGGGCCGCGCGACGCGGCAAATCGCGATTGGCGCGCTCAAGGTCGGCGGCGGAGCGCCGGTAGTGGTGCAGTCGATGTGTGCTACGCGCACGGTCGATATCGACCAGACCGTGGCGCAAACGCATCAGCTGGCGCGCGCCGGCGCGGGAATCGTGCGGATCGCGCTCGACAACGAAAAGGAAATTCCGGCGCTCAAGGAAATTCGCGCGCAGACGCGCGGGATTGTGCTGTCGGTCGACCTCCAGGAGAACTATCGCATCGCCGGCAAGGTCGCTCCGCATGTCGACAAGATCCGCTACAACCCCGGCCATCTGCATCATATCGAGAAGGCCAAGAGCGTGCCCGAGAAGGTGCGATGGCTGGTCGATATCGCGCGCGAGCATAATCTCGCGATCCGCATCGGGGTGAACTGCGGCTCGGTGGCGCCGGCTTTCCTCGAGAAACATCCCGGCGACCAGCTTAGCGCGCTGGTCGAATCGGCCGTGTGGCATTGCGAGCTGATGGACGAGCTCGGATTCGACCGCTTCGTCGTCTCGCTCAAGGACTCCGACCCGGCCAAGGTGCTCGTGGCCAACCGACGCTTCGCCGCGCGCCGCCCCGACGTTCCGCTCCATCTCGGAGTGACCGAGGCGGGGCTGCCGCCCGACGGCATCATCAAGACCCGGATCGCATTCGAGAAGCTGCTCGCGCAGAACTTCGGCGACACGATCCGCGTCTCGCTCACGCTGCCCAACGAGCGCAAGCACGAAGAGGTCATCGTCGGCCATCAGATCATCAAGGACGTCGAGAGCGGACGCTTCATCTCGGTGCCCGACTTCGGCACCGGCCTCAACATCATCTCATGCCCGTCATGCTCACGGGTGGAGAACGAGAAGTTCGTCGAGCTCGCGCAGCAGGTGAAAGAGGTTACCGCCTACGCGTCGCGTCATCGGATAACGATCGCGGTGATGGGATGCCGGGTGAACGGGCCGGGCGAGACCGACGACGCCGACTTGGGACTGTGGTGCGGTCCAACGACGGTGAACCTCAAAAAAAGGGATCGCAAGCTCGGCAATTTCCGCTATGACGACGTGCTGGCGCGCCTGCGCGTCGAGGTCGACAAGCTTATCGCCGAGCGCGCGTCGGCGGCGAACAACTGA
- a CDS encoding ribonuclease H has product MPTTSKAPIVVYADGSCEGNPGPGGWGVVILTPDGTHRLSGGDSETTNNRMEITAAIEALRALDPGIPVILRSDSQYLVKTMNDGWRRTKNQDLWQELDREVARHEVRFEWVRGHAGDAGNEEADGLAREAAQRAAQGRAPRRPGAASGAATAARRAPDEPILDRLRPMLGAGERIANCAACGQFFVAAGDEDYCSLIGCQMKKRS; this is encoded by the coding sequence GTGCCAACGACGAGCAAGGCGCCAATCGTGGTTTATGCCGACGGCTCCTGCGAAGGTAATCCGGGGCCCGGAGGATGGGGTGTCGTGATCCTCACCCCGGATGGAACGCACCGGCTAAGCGGCGGCGATTCGGAGACCACCAACAACCGGATGGAGATAACGGCGGCGATCGAAGCGCTACGCGCCCTCGATCCCGGCATCCCGGTGATCCTGCGCAGCGACAGCCAGTACCTGGTCAAGACGATGAACGACGGTTGGCGGCGCACGAAAAACCAGGACCTGTGGCAAGAGCTCGACCGCGAAGTCGCGCGGCACGAGGTGCGCTTCGAGTGGGTGCGCGGACATGCGGGCGACGCAGGCAACGAAGAGGCGGACGGTCTTGCGCGCGAAGCGGCGCAGCGAGCGGCCCAGGGCCGCGCTCCGCGCCGCCCCGGCGCAGCGAGCGGCGCCGCCACCGCGGCGCGCCGCGCTCCCGACGAACCGATACTCGACCGGCTCCGGCCGATGCTCGGAGCCGGCGAGCGCATCGCCAACTGCGCCGCGTGCGGGCAGTTCTTCGTCGCTGCGGGCGACGAAGACTACTGCTCGCTTATCGGCTGTCAGATGAAGAAACGATCCTGA
- the glgA gene encoding glycogen synthase GlgA yields MKIAIVAAEITPWAKAGGLADVIGALPAALRQNGAEPAVILPGYRGVLDALETEQVAGDLSVAIGGSSERFDLLSAETRDGVPLYLIRHPVYFDRAGVYGERGADYADNLRRFVLFGRAAALAAARYIRPDILHAHDWHTAVAPIVARADPALRETLGGTLTVFTLHNLAFQGIFNQADFSLLGIDRSYFSVECLEFWGRINLMKGAIVLADGASTVSPTYAREVSSDPELGFGLEGVLRNKGRRFVGILNGADYTEWDPAIDPMIAARYTPAQREGKAVCRRALRQRAGLADRGDVPIIGMVTRMSSQKGVELVADALDAMMELDVQLLMLASGDPVLEKLFKAAEERFPGRLRVELAFDNALAHQIQAGSDIFLMPSRFEPCGLTQMYALKYGTAPLVRATGGLRDTVAEFDPQRGTGNGFMFTEYRVGAMVDAIARARRLFADRAAWRRLMDNCFAADFSWTVSAGHYLRWFDDLRRARAA; encoded by the coding sequence ATGAAAATCGCCATCGTCGCCGCCGAGATCACGCCATGGGCAAAGGCCGGCGGCCTCGCCGACGTAATCGGCGCGCTGCCCGCCGCGCTCAGGCAAAACGGCGCCGAGCCGGCGGTCATCCTTCCCGGTTACCGCGGCGTGCTCGACGCGCTCGAAACCGAGCAGGTGGCCGGGGATCTATCGGTGGCGATCGGCGGTTCCAGCGAACGCTTCGATCTGCTTTCGGCCGAAACCCGCGACGGCGTGCCGCTCTACCTGATCAGGCATCCGGTTTACTTCGATCGCGCAGGAGTTTACGGCGAGCGCGGCGCCGATTACGCCGACAATCTGCGCCGTTTCGTGCTCTTCGGCCGCGCCGCCGCACTGGCCGCCGCGCGTTACATCCGGCCCGACATCCTGCATGCTCACGATTGGCACACTGCCGTGGCGCCGATCGTGGCGCGCGCCGACCCGGCGCTCCGTGAAACGCTCGGCGGAACGCTGACGGTTTTCACCCTTCACAATCTCGCCTTCCAGGGAATCTTCAACCAGGCCGATTTCTCCCTGCTCGGCATCGACCGCTCGTATTTTTCCGTCGAATGCCTAGAGTTCTGGGGACGCATCAACCTGATGAAGGGCGCTATCGTGCTCGCCGACGGCGCCTCGACCGTGAGTCCGACCTACGCGCGCGAGGTGAGCAGCGATCCCGAACTGGGCTTCGGCCTGGAAGGAGTGCTGCGCAACAAGGGCCGCCGCTTCGTCGGCATACTCAACGGTGCGGATTACACCGAATGGGACCCGGCGATCGACCCGATGATCGCGGCCCGCTATACGCCCGCGCAGCGCGAGGGCAAAGCGGTCTGCCGGCGCGCACTGCGCCAGCGCGCCGGCCTCGCCGATCGCGGCGATGTCCCGATAATCGGGATGGTCACGCGGATGAGCTCGCAAAAGGGCGTCGAACTTGTCGCAGACGCCCTCGACGCCATGATGGAGCTCGACGTGCAACTGCTCATGCTCGCGAGCGGCGACCCGGTACTCGAGAAGCTTTTCAAGGCCGCCGAGGAGCGCTTTCCCGGCCGGTTGCGCGTCGAGTTGGCCTTCGACAACGCCCTCGCCCATCAAATCCAGGCCGGAAGCGACATCTTCCTGATGCCGTCGCGGTTCGAGCCGTGCGGGCTTACGCAGATGTACGCGCTCAAGTACGGCACGGCGCCCCTGGTGCGCGCGACAGGCGGCCTGCGGGACACGGTGGCCGAGTTCGACCCGCAACGCGGCACCGGAAACGGCTTCATGTTCACCGAGTACCGCGTCGGCGCGATGGTTGACGCGATCGCGCGAGCGCGCCGGCTCTTCGCCGATCGCGCGGCATGGCGCCGCCTGATGGACAACTGTTTTGCGGCCGACTTTTCATGGACGGTGTCGGCGGGCCATTACCTGCGATGGTTCGACGATCTGCGCCGCGCGCGCGCCGCCTGA
- the galT gene encoding galactose-1-phosphate uridylyltransferase: MPELRKDPVVGRWVIMATERGKRPSDFKMVREQRKGPPCAFCPGMEHMTPPEVLAYRDNGSPPNGPGWRVRGISNKFPALRIEGRAGRRGEGLYDLMNGIGAHEVLIESPDHDRGLADLELHQIEELLWAYRERVQDLAQDERFRYVLIFKNHGAEAGASLEHPHSQLIALPILPLNVQQELRGASDYYSLKERCIFCDIVEQEGQDRRRVVFENDEFIAASPFAARFPFELWLIPKVHGSHFEQAAASYPGLADALRASLRALKRSLDDPPFNYIIHSAPLREAQSKHYHWHMEITPALTKVAGFEVGTGFYINSVPPENAAEVLREALALNGSSPAPQVARAS, translated from the coding sequence ATGCCAGAATTGAGAAAAGATCCGGTCGTTGGGCGCTGGGTGATCATGGCCACCGAGCGTGGGAAGCGTCCGTCGGATTTTAAAATGGTTCGCGAGCAACGCAAAGGGCCGCCATGCGCGTTTTGCCCCGGCATGGAGCATATGACTCCTCCGGAGGTGCTGGCCTACCGCGACAACGGTTCGCCGCCGAACGGGCCGGGATGGCGCGTGCGCGGGATCAGCAACAAGTTCCCGGCGCTGCGGATCGAGGGCCGGGCGGGACGGCGGGGCGAAGGGCTGTACGACCTGATGAACGGCATCGGCGCCCACGAGGTGCTGATCGAAAGCCCCGACCATGATCGCGGCCTTGCCGACCTCGAGCTGCACCAGATCGAGGAACTGCTGTGGGCCTATCGCGAGCGGGTGCAGGACCTCGCGCAGGACGAGCGCTTTCGCTACGTGCTGATCTTCAAAAACCACGGCGCCGAGGCCGGGGCGAGCCTCGAGCATCCGCACTCGCAGCTGATCGCGCTGCCGATTCTGCCGCTCAACGTGCAGCAGGAGTTGCGCGGGGCGAGCGATTATTACTCGCTCAAGGAGCGATGCATCTTCTGCGACATCGTCGAGCAGGAGGGCCAGGACCGCCGCCGCGTGGTTTTCGAAAACGACGAATTTATCGCGGCTTCGCCCTTCGCCGCGCGCTTTCCCTTCGAGCTCTGGCTGATTCCCAAGGTTCACGGATCGCACTTCGAGCAAGCGGCGGCATCGTACCCCGGCCTCGCGGATGCGCTCCGCGCGAGCCTGCGCGCGCTTAAACGCTCGCTCGACGATCCGCCGTTCAACTACATCATTCATTCGGCGCCTTTGCGCGAGGCCCAGAGCAAGCACTATCACTGGCACATGGAGATCACGCCCGCGCTGACCAAGGTTGCGGGCTTCGAGGTCGGCACGGGTTTCTATATCAACTCGGTGCCGCCCGAGAACGCGGCCGAGGTTCTGCGCGAGGCGCTGGCGCTGAACGGATCCTCGCCTGCGCCGCAGGTCGCGCGGGCGAGCTGA
- the lon gene encoding endopeptidase La: protein MAEKSDKAKGEKRFDLEEDLSKVEVPDILPVLPLRGIVIFPNQIHPFLVSRPASLRLIEDVGQASRVIGLSAQKNPEEENPAPEGLFQRGTAVRILKMLKYPDHSVRVLVQGIARIDLLDFVQLEPYFRANVRRLGEAVEADKELDALQAHLVSQFSKFVSLVPYLPDELQVMAMQVREPARLTDMVASYLKIAVEESQDLLSTNDVRARLEKLIVILGREIELLELGHKIQSQVQTELNKNQREYYLRQQLKAIQKELGEGDARSSEIEDLEKKIEAAKMPEDARKAADKELDRLKMIPPESAEHTVVRTYLDWLVSLPWAVSTDDNLDIKHARAVLDEDHFDLEKVKERILEFLAVRKLKSDTKGPILCFVGPPGTGKTSLGRSIARALGRKFVRLSLGGIRDEAEIRGHRRTYIGSLPGRMIQGLRNAGSNNPLFILDEVDKLGTDFRGDPASALLEVLDPEQNYAFVDHYLDVPFDLSKVLFLTTANVLDPIPPALRDRMEVLELPGYTEEEKLQIAERHLIPKQIGENGLGNTKIEFTKETVSEIIRSYTREAGLRNLEREISRVCRKIARALTEGETAPERVTPDMLHRFLGARKFFSEAAERTQEPGVATGLAWTPNGGDILFIESTRMSGQKGVTITGSLGDVMKESAQAALSYVRSRAAQLGIPADFFEKSDLHIHVPAGAIPKDGPSAGVTIAASLASLLSARPVRSDVAMTGEITLRGKVLPVGGVKEKVLAARRAGIKTVILPRRNESDLEDIPEEARKEMEFVFVDTVDEVLRHALRDGVEQHPETAPARAERTVLN, encoded by the coding sequence ATGGCAGAGAAATCCGATAAAGCCAAAGGCGAAAAGCGCTTCGACTTAGAAGAGGATCTAAGCAAGGTCGAGGTTCCCGACATTTTGCCGGTGCTGCCCCTGCGCGGCATCGTAATCTTTCCCAACCAGATCCATCCGTTCCTGGTTTCGCGCCCAGCCTCGCTCAGGTTGATCGAGGATGTGGGGCAAGCCTCGCGCGTAATCGGACTCTCGGCGCAGAAGAATCCCGAAGAGGAGAACCCGGCGCCCGAAGGACTGTTCCAGCGCGGCACCGCGGTGCGGATTCTCAAGATGCTCAAGTACCCGGACCACAGCGTGCGGGTGCTGGTCCAGGGCATCGCGCGAATCGACCTGCTCGATTTCGTCCAGCTCGAACCGTACTTCCGCGCCAACGTGCGGCGCCTCGGCGAGGCGGTCGAAGCCGACAAGGAGCTCGACGCCCTGCAGGCGCATCTGGTGAGCCAGTTTTCGAAGTTCGTCTCGCTGGTGCCCTACCTGCCCGACGAGCTGCAGGTGATGGCGATGCAGGTGCGCGAGCCCGCGCGGCTGACCGACATGGTCGCCTCCTATCTGAAGATCGCGGTCGAGGAATCCCAGGATCTGTTGTCGACCAACGACGTGCGCGCGCGCCTGGAGAAGCTGATCGTCATCCTGGGGCGCGAAATCGAACTACTCGAGCTCGGCCACAAGATCCAATCGCAGGTGCAAACCGAGCTCAACAAGAACCAGCGCGAATACTATCTGCGTCAACAGCTCAAGGCGATCCAGAAGGAGCTTGGCGAAGGCGACGCGCGATCCTCCGAGATCGAGGACCTCGAAAAGAAGATCGAGGCGGCCAAGATGCCCGAGGACGCGCGCAAGGCGGCCGACAAGGAGCTGGATCGGCTCAAGATGATCCCGCCCGAATCGGCCGAGCACACGGTAGTGCGAACCTACCTCGATTGGCTGGTCAGCCTGCCGTGGGCGGTTTCCACCGACGACAATCTCGACATCAAGCACGCGCGCGCGGTGCTCGACGAGGATCATTTCGATCTCGAAAAGGTCAAGGAGCGCATCCTCGAGTTCCTCGCCGTGCGCAAGCTCAAGAGCGACACCAAGGGGCCGATCCTTTGCTTCGTCGGACCGCCAGGAACCGGCAAGACTTCGCTCGGCCGCTCGATCGCGCGCGCGCTCGGACGCAAGTTCGTGCGCCTCTCCCTCGGCGGCATCCGCGACGAGGCCGAGATTCGCGGCCATCGCCGCACCTATATCGGCTCGCTGCCCGGGCGGATGATCCAGGGCTTGCGCAACGCGGGATCGAACAATCCGCTGTTCATCCTCGACGAGGTGGACAAGCTCGGCACCGACTTTCGCGGCGACCCGGCCTCGGCGCTGCTCGAGGTTCTCGACCCGGAACAGAATTACGCCTTCGTCGACCATTATCTCGACGTGCCGTTCGATCTCTCCAAGGTGTTGTTCCTGACCACGGCCAACGTGCTCGACCCGATTCCGCCGGCGCTGCGCGATCGGATGGAAGTGCTGGAGCTTCCCGGCTACACCGAAGAAGAGAAGCTACAGATTGCCGAACGCCACCTTATCCCCAAGCAGATCGGCGAAAACGGGCTCGGCAATACCAAGATCGAGTTCACCAAGGAAACGGTCTCCGAAATCATCCGCAGCTACACGCGCGAGGCGGGCCTGCGCAACCTCGAGCGCGAAATCAGCCGCGTGTGCCGCAAAATCGCGCGCGCGCTGACCGAAGGCGAAACCGCGCCCGAGCGCGTGACGCCCGACATGCTGCATCGCTTTCTCGGCGCGCGCAAATTCTTCTCCGAGGCGGCCGAGCGCACGCAGGAACCCGGCGTCGCCACCGGGCTCGCCTGGACCCCCAACGGCGGCGACATCCTGTTCATCGAGAGCACGCGGATGAGCGGGCAAAAGGGCGTCACCATCACTGGCTCGCTCGGCGACGTGATGAAGGAGTCGGCGCAAGCGGCGCTCTCTTACGTGCGCTCGCGCGCCGCGCAACTCGGAATCCCGGCCGACTTTTTCGAAAAATCCGACCTCCATATACACGTCCCGGCCGGCGCGATTCCCAAGGACGGGCCGTCCGCGGGCGTAACTATCGCAGCCTCGCTCGCCTCGCTGCTGAGCGCGCGCCCGGTGCGCTCCGACGTCGCGATGACCGGCGAGATAACGCTGCGCGGCAAGGTCCTGCCGGTCGGCGGCGTCAAGGAAAAGGTGCTGGCGGCGCGGCGCGCGGGAATCAAGACCGTCATCCTGCCGCGGCGCAATGAAAGCGACTTGGAGGACATCCCGGAAGAAGCGCGCAAAGAGATGGAGTTCGTGTTCGTCGATACCGTCGACGAAGTCCTGCGCCACGCGCTGCGCGACGGCGTCGAGCAGCATCCGGAAACCGCGCCCGCCCGCGCAGAGCGCACCGTGCTTAACTAG